The following nucleotide sequence is from Triticum dicoccoides isolate Atlit2015 ecotype Zavitan chromosome 7B, WEW_v2.0, whole genome shotgun sequence.
ATCAAATCTTGTTTTATGGACtgaatttcagtttgtgaagcaactatatttatattgcttcattatgcCCTTGCCCGCCCGGCTCGACGTCGCCCGCGTGCGCCCCTGCCCGGCCCGACACCGCCCGCCGTGCGCCCTTGCCCGCCCGGCCCGACGCCGCCTGCCGTGCGCCCCTGCCCGCCCTGACGCCGCCCGCCGTGCCCCCCTGCCCGGCGCCTCCCTCTATGAGCACCGCGCTCCTGCCCTgccctgctgctgccgccgccgccgcgttgcTTTCTTTTGTTATATATGCTTTTTTCGTTACATGTTTTtagatgttcatatatgtatgtatgtatttttttaatgtattttttgtatgtatgtatgtatttttatttattttaatatGCATGATGTTTTAAATGGAAAAAGTTAGGAAAATTAGAAACATGCTTCTAGAACGCAATATATGCTCAAATCTATGAAGAAATATAAAGTTATAGTTAAGATTTGGACGCGGCAGCAGCTCCAGTCTAGGCATGCAAATGGAACTTACAGGAAGGGCTCCACAGATCCAAGATGGCGTTCCTAGTCTGCTCCCGGATCCTTGATCGTACAATCTGAGCATCAAGGGCTTCTTGATCTGCATGAGCGTTGTTCTTGTCGCCGGTGGTCGCTACACACGAGATGTGGTAGTCAACATTGCACGCCGTGCAACGGTAGTACGACGCCCGCCCCGTGCCTGCGTCACACGCAGCACAGCGGCCGTCGGTGACGACCAGCGTGAGGTCGTGCGTAGGGTCCCGCACGCTGCGCACGACCTGGGGCAGCCGCACACAGCTCGGGTGCATATCGAACCCGCATGGTGGACAGCGGTAGTGGAAGCAGCCGGGGGCACATCGCCCAAAGCAGATGTCGCACGAGAGGGTTGCGTCGCGGCGGGTCTGGACGAGCGCGAGCGGGTGCATGTGGTGCTCGGGGGAGGAGAACGTCTGCGAGTGGCCGGCGCAAGACTCGTGGATGCAGAAGTCGCAGCCGGCACGGCAGATGTATGCCGTGCCGGATAGGTCCTCCCAGCACATATCGCAGCGGAACAGCCCAGTGTGGTGGCGCTTCACGAGGTCGTGCCCTGGATGGGAGAAATGGCTAATGACGATGTCTTGGTGGCGAGGAAGGATGGAGCTAAACAAACTGTGTGCTCTATGTGTTTATGTGTGTGCTTTGGATTGTATTGGAACTGCATCTGCGTGGATACTTATAGATCTTCAGAGTGCTAAATATAGTACAACAGTTGTTTTGAGTTAGAATAAAATGTGCACTTTGTATACTTTTTGTTTGTGAATTTTGACTTTGCTAAGGACATGTGCCATGCAATTTTGTATACTCCATTATCGATTGTGCTAGCCAGGCTGTCCTTGTCAATGAGTTCCATAGACACCAGAAGTAGTTGCCAAGCATCCTTGAATAAGTCCACTGTTCGTTCATGTTTTTATAAAATTGCAAGTCAGCTGGATGACAGCCTAATCGTGCATAGATCATCGTTCTAAACAAATCAATAATCAACCCCTCAGCCGCGTAACACCAAAGACTTATCTACCCACCTCCTTATCTGTCCTTGGATCAACATCCAGAACCTCCCTAATAACACATGATTTGGCGGGGTCCCCTGTGGAATGAATATGTAAAATTGTCCACTTGATTTTACACTGTTTCCATCCTCCATGTTGCCTGTAAACACACCCATACACCTCCTACACACGCACATATACCCACAAGATCAGCACGCACTCATAAGTCGCTCATTTGATTGCTTTCCGAATTTGATACGCAGGACGATTTCAATCCATTGATTGCATCGGAAAAAAACTTCCCTATCTACTTTCCTCCCTCTTTCTACACCCACCATTTTTTATGGCAAGACGAGTAAGTGGTTCCATGAGCTGCAGGCGACCAAGCCGATATGGGTGAGGTCCTACCGTCACTATTGGAACCGCCGTCGATGCCAAGTTCCCATGGTTCGCCGTGTTCCTTTTATAGGGAGCTCGAGTTTCCAGGTAACACCGTGGGTCCAATCTAGGTAGGAGGGCCTCCCCCCCTAGGGTGTCTGCCGAGTTTCCAAGTAATTGAATTCGATAGTGCCGTGCAACTCTTCAAACATCACTGTTCGCCCAGCGTAGAAAAAGGGACACAAAGACAAAACGAAACTCGGCATTGTGGCACGTTTGCTGAGTTCCGGGGACTGGATATTCATCAGTGTTGGAGCCGACCAACGACCAGACAGCGAAGATGTGACAGCGGTCTAAGTTTGCCGGGTTTCCACTAACCAAAACTCAGAAATCATtttatgtttttctttttcttatttcagAATTTCAGGGGTCACATCTATGCCAATTACTATTTGACTTCTGAAACTCAGGAAAGCCTTGACCCTTTGTCTCCCTCACGCATATAAGCATGGGCGTGGGCGCAGACTCGGCAACGGCAAAAACCCTCATCGTCTCCCTCCTCCACACTCATCACCGAGCTGCCCCTCGCGACCTCATCTACCGCCGTGCCGTGCCACCTCCTCTCCTTCTCCCCGCCATCATCATGAAACTGGCAACACCTGCTGCGCTGATAGACGTCACTACTGTCTTAACATCCGGGTCACCGACGCCCACGGGCTTTGGAAGCCGATTCTGAATATCGCAGTAGAATatattgtttttgttttctaatggATCCATCGAGAACAACGGCCTTGTAACTACAtattagaaagggggaaaagaagaAAGCATGCATAGGGACGCGGCGGGGCCAGCATGGGAAGGGAAGGTATGGACTATGAGGACGTCACCAACTCGCCGTCGGACTTGCGAGGGTCTGGTGAGCAGGTTACGCCGATCACCATGCATGCATGTAGCTAGAGATCGATGTCTACGTACGTGCGGGTCACCAATTCACCATGCCCACGACGATCATGTTGACGCCACTGTTGatgtataatgtgctgcctagtctcttacATCAGattggtcttttggttgcattggttaGAGCATGCATTTCTACAGCCACGAACGCCCGCATGTGCACCAATGGATGGGTGTTTAGCTAGCTAGCTGTACCTGTATGTTATGTTCGTGCACGCTCTTCTGTCCTTGCTTCCACGATCGTGATTATACTTCCGCCGGATCGCTCTGCTCTGCTCCGGCTGATCGCTCAACTTGTTCGATTGCGGTTCCCAGCCGAGTCCGATCTGTCAGCAGTCTCCATtccgaaaacatgttttttttgcaGATGCCAAAAACATGTTTTAGAGCACCTGCATCCCAGTCCTTCTTATGTAGCCATTCATTTTCTGCATCGTGATTTGCACAAGTACATTGTTTTTGTTCCTCTCATATAGAATATGTCTTGAAGTTCAAGTCTTTGTAGAACAGCAAACCTTTCtaactagaatctaggataaatttTGGAAAACGTTTAGAATCTACCAGATGATTACATGGAAAGATAAACCACGTGCATTGATCGACACGTGTCATGCAGGCCCATCCACCGCTTTCCCAGTTGCAGCCTTATTCCTTCGCGTCGTCTCTCCACCCCCCGTTATTCCCCATCTCTGTTCGTAGAGAGGCTTCCATGGCGACGCAAAACATGACTAGTCCATGGAAGCCCCACGCGGCACCGCGACCGGTGCTGCAACTCCATGGAGGCGACACACACGCATGGGGGAGGCGGTCGCTCGTCGGCAGTGCCGGCGATGTGATGTGACGCTCGACGACGACCGTTGGTGCAGCGATGCAGCAACTCATCCATGCACAACTCTGCGGTGCAACCTTGAGGCAACGCTGCTGGTGCTTCAAGTCCCCTGCGGCGGAACTGCAATGAGCGCATGCATCATAGCATCCGCCATGGACACCAGCGCTGCATCTCAGCTTCCGTCGTCGCCACCACGCGCTGCGTCGCAGCATCCGCCATGGCTGCCGACACTGCATCTTAGCTTCTGTCATCATCACCATTAGTAGACCATCGATTCTTTGAGGAGTAATGGAAAATCAAATGCACATGCAAAGCACATAGAACCCTATGAGAACAACACCTGCAAAGAAAACCAAAACGAAATGGTAAATACAAGACTGATTTCGCGATTCTTGTCCAGGAAGAAAAACGAAGAAACTTCATAAAGCACTAACTGATAATCAGACCGGTTTTCTCAACATGTGTGTGAGAAGATGAAGGTAGTGGAGAACACGTCTTAATAATTGATATGAAACAGCAGGAGCACAGTTTTAAGTTAGATGTACATACCAGATTTATGTACAAGAAGCTTGCCACAAGACCCTCATCTATGTGACAAGTGTACAAGGCTAGAAGAATGTACAAGGGAGCCCCAAGGCTGAGACCTGCATAGAAGATGAAAACAAGCACTAATTAAATTATGTTGCAGGGGGAAAACGAGGGTGGTTGTGTGATCTGTAAAGCGATGTGGGCAAACAAGGAAGTAGATTTTGTTACCTTGGATCAGTCTCACGGTTAAAACCTGATTTTTGGTATGGTTCCCACTAACCCCTGGCACTGCTTTGTTAGCTCCGCGTTGCAGCAATTCCAGACATCTAATTCTTCAAGTGATTTGGGGAGGCCATCCTCTGGCAGCGACCGGACAATCGGGCATGAGAAGACAGTTAGTGACTTGAGGTTGGTGAGCTTTTGCAGCCCTGCAGGGATGCTCTGAAGCTTGCTCAAGTTCCAGAATATCAGTTGTTGGAGGGAGACGAGTAGGTGAAGGGCATCCTCTTGCTCCTTAGTGAAGCtctccatctcttggttgttatagaAGTACAGGGAGGTGAGGGAGGAAGACAGGAGGTTGCAGATGGGCACAAATAGGAGTCCCATGGCATCATCCGTATAGAGTTCCTGCAGTTTGCATCCATTCAGGGGCGAAACAAGCTGCTGCAGTTCCTGCTCTTTTCCTCCATTCTGCAGCTGATGCTTTAACTCCTGATCCAATGTAGCAAAGAATCCAGGGCAGCCAataatgctttatctagtatttctgttaataaaatcattcggtaaattgctcatatttccaacataagcttgggggagttgatacgtccattttgcatcatgcttttatatcaatatttattgtattattgGTTGTTATTAcaagttatgtcacaatacttatggctattctctcttattttacaaggttttacatgaagaggaagaatgtcggcagctgggattctgggctggaaaatgagcaaatattggaaacctattccgcaCAGCTCAAAAAGTCcttaaactccacgaaagtcatttttggaattaataagaattattgagcgaaagaagtaccagagggggcccacaccctggccacgagggtggtgggcccgcccccctgcctcgtggtctccCTGgttgccctccggtgcccatcttctgctatatgaagtcttttaccctggaaaaaattataagcaagcttacaggacgaaacttcaccgccacaaggcggaaccttagcggaaccaatctagggcttcggcggagctgttctgccgaggaaacttccctttgagagggggaaatcatcaccatcgtcatcaccaatgatcctctcatcgtgagggggtcaatctccatcaacaacttcaccagcaccatctcctcccgaaccctagttcatttcttgtatccaatctttgtaccaaaacctcagattggtacctgtgggttgctagtagtgttgattactccttgtagttaatgctagttggtttatccggtggaagatcatatgtttagatccttacactagtgcagaaccgggcaatagcaccggttcgtaaggccctttagtgccagttacataaccggcactaaattgtggtcactaaagcccccccccttttagtaccggttcagcacgaaccggtgctaaagggcaaccacgtggcacgagccagctccgggggcctggagccctttagtaccggttggtaagaacaaccggtactataagatttggggggtttttagttttatgatttcttttttatttaattttgtgtttccattttaattccttttcgtttgctggtattttacgatactacacattgtacacNNNNNNNNNNNNNNNNNNNNNNNNNNNNNNNNNNNNNNNNNNNNNNNNNNNNNNNNNNNNNNNNNNNNNNNNNNNNNNNNNNNNNNNNNNNNNNNNNNNNNNNNNNNNNNNNNNNNNNNNNNNNNNNNNNNNNNNNNNNNNNNNNNNNNNNNNNNNNNNNNNNNNNNNNNNNNNNNNNNNNNNNNNNNNNNNNNNNNNNNNNNNNNNNNNNNNNNNNNNNNNNNNNNNNNNNNNNNNNNNNNNNNNNNNNNNNNNNNNNNNNNNNNNNNNNNNNNNNNNNNNNNNNNNNNNNNNNNNNNNNNNNNNNNNNNNNNNNNNNNNNNNNNNNNNNNNNNNNNNNNNNNNNNNNNNNNNNNNNNNNNNNNNNNNNNNNNNNNNNNNNNNNNNNNNNNNNNNNNNNNNNNNNNNNNNNNNNNNNNNNNNNNNNNNNNNNNNNNNNNNNNNNNNNNNNNNNNNNNNNNNNNNNNNNNNNNNNNNNNNNNNNNNNNNNNNNNNNNNNNNNNNNNNNNNNNNNNNNNNNNNNNNNNNNNNNNNNNNNNNNNNNNNNNNNNNNNNNNNNNNNNNNNNNNNNNNNNNNNNNNNNNNNNNNNNNNNNNNNNNNNNNNNNNNNNNNNNNNNNNNNNNNNNNNNNNNNNNNNNNNNNNNNNNNNNNNtcaatgtctcacaaaccatcatattaattaattcacacatacacacatgtatagctatatacaatttctcctacatatgcatgttgcctttggagccagtggcattagcctatattggtgccttcggagcacgatgacaattggaagtggttttcataggggcggtagcgggtaatagtattctcccttcggatttatgacctggtcaagcaaaaatcccgctatttcctcttgaagtgcttctacgcgctccgtttctaggagcttctcccgcacctctctgaactgttaagaaggagatcaatatgcatgtgtattagttgtgtgactagatatcgataatggtgtaaaaattgtgaatagtgttttgacaagcgtacccattcctgtgttTGAGATCTGcttctttcggacgccatcatgcgaatgttctcgcaaacgcagaatgcacacagatcagtcccatgcgccagcttcagggcctttacgagaatggaatttgatcagataataattaatcaagcatgataattaaagagatggcagctagctagctagtactacttaattacttaccttgggtcttccccatttaagtttttctttccattcgccttccgtgacgctgatgaaccttgcccaagccctgcccgccgacaaaaaaaatgaataaaggggttattaaatagttcatatcatgaaatgacgaactaaataggccgagatatatagttaataatgattgaaattacctgttgactatcccaaacaagatgttatagtcagttttttctttgagtagtgagtccagtatttcaactgttccggcgtcaactttaatgatacacaagacccagtgaaatctgcatgcacacacgtttgcttgtcttaattaagcgggcatatgtaagcaaaaacatgtagctagctagtaggcaaaaacagagaatttgtagtacaagacagtgtgactggaagttgtaaggaagtaatatatcttcattgtatttgaggcgcttcaagaactctagcatgctgtcctctacggccttttgatgacgtggatctattttccatgtgtattcattaacggtgtttgggtcaatgaacccaatgccaaagcgtccaccttttctcatttcatacatcttcatcctgcatataataccacagaaaagaatatagtgaggataattacaggtaatgattgatcaaaaggatcactacagctagcttgagacttaaattacagaaagaaatcacttacagacaatagcaactgacgatagatttgtcgagtatgggtccaccacctcatcaaccaagacacgagcatagcccgctggaatcgggttgcaatggaaggttgccttggggggatttgtaaaagcaacggcgtccgccaccttcatggatatgttcttcattttgacgtgtagctcgcagctagtgttctccgtgatgtcatccacggggtatctatccagcattgcgtcgtccggggcggaacccacgctgcttctcggcatggatggggcggtgctatccaatgctggatcattcactagctgctgcagctgctgagaccccctttgctgggtaagtgagtcgatctgctcctgctgccgctggaatttgattgccaattccgcttgacttgcttctaggccttgaaggcgttcatagtcccgcttcctctgctcctcctccatcttcctcttcttctcctccgcaatcttctttctcgcacgggttctatagtcgatgttccagtctgaaaacccctcataccacggaatagcgcccttgcctcgtgtttttcccgggtgttcaggatttcccagggcacgcgtaagcttgtcgttctctctgttgggctggaacacccccgattgtgcctcttctattgcaacaagtattgcatcgtcggctcccttcagtcttcgggtccaactccctcccatgcgcatagaaccaagtcctgaccctggggggccagctcttagtaaccggagtggcacctgcatcctccatctctttct
It contains:
- the LOC119341210 gene encoding uncharacterized protein LOC119341210, translating into MCWEDLSGTAYICRAGCDFCIHESCAGHSQTFSSPEHHMHPLALVQTRRDATLSCDICFGRCAPGCFHYRCPPCGFDMHPSCVRLPQVVRSVRDPTHDLTLVVTDGRCAACDAGTGRASYYRCTACNVDYHISCVATTGDKNNAHADQEALDAQIVRSRIREQTRNAILDLWSPSLPY